Proteins encoded by one window of Glycine soja cultivar W05 chromosome 15, ASM419377v2, whole genome shotgun sequence:
- the LOC114388571 gene encoding trifunctional UDP-glucose 4,6-dehydratase/UDP-4-keto-6-deoxy-D-glucose 3,5-epimerase/UDP-4-keto-L-rhamnose-reductase RHM1-like, which translates to MASYTPKNILITGAAGFIASHVANRLVRSYPDYKIVVLDKLDYCSNLKNLLPSKSSPNFKFVKGDIGSADLVNYLLITESIDTIMHFAAQTHVDNSFGNSFEFTKNNIYGTHVLLEACKVTGQIRRFIHVSTDEVYGETEEDAVVGNHEASQLLPTNPYSATKAGAEMLVMAYGRSYGLPVITTRGNNVYGPNQFPEKLIPKFILLAMQGKNLPIHGDGSNVRSYLYCEDVAEAFEVVLHKGEVGHVYNIGTKKERRVIDVAKDICRLFSMDPEICIKFVENRPFNDQRYFLDDQKLKDLGWSERTTWEEGLKKTMDWYINNPDWWGDVTGALLPHPRMLMMPGGLDRHFEGSEEEKPASFGSSNTRMVVPPSKNTSSQHKHPFKFLIYGRTGWIGGLLGKLCEKQGIPYEYGKGRLEDRSSLMADLQNVKPTHVFNAAGVTGRPNVDWCESHKTETIRTNVVGTLTMADVCREHGILMVNYATGCIFEYNATHPEGSGIGFKEEDKPNFIGSFYSKTKAMVEELLREYDNVCTLRVRMPISSDLSNPRNFITKISRYNKVVNIPNSMTILDELLPISIEMAKRNLRGIWNFTNPGVVSHNEILEMYRDYIDPNFKWANFTLEEQAKVIVAPRSNNEMDASKLKTEFPELLSIKESLIKYVFEPNKKT; encoded by the exons ATGGCTTCATATACCCCAAAGAATATCCTTATTACTGGGGCTGCTGGATTTATTGCGTCTCATGTTGCCAACCGGCTTGTCCGGAGCTACCCTGACTACAAAATTGTCGTGCTTGACAAACTTGATTATTGTTCTAATCTAAAGAATCTCCTTCCTTCAAAATCATCCCCCAACTTCAAGTTTGTGAAGGGGGATATTGGTAGTGCTGATCTTGTTAACTACCTTCTCATCACTGAGTCCATTGACACTATAATGCACTTTGCTGCCCAAACCCATGTTGACAACTCGTTTGGAAATAGCTTTGAGTTCACCAAGAACAACATATATGGAACCCATGTCCTATTAGAAGCCTGCAAGGTAACTGGCCAGATCAGAAGGTTCATTCATGTGAGCACCGATGAGGTCTATGGAGAGACCGAAGAGGATGCTGTTGTTGGAAACCATGAGGCTTCTCAACTTCTTCCCACAAACCCATACTCTGCCACAAAAGCTGGGGCTGAAATGCTTGTCATGGCTTATGGTAGGTCATATGGGTTACCTGTTATTACAACTCGTGGAAACAATGTTTATGGGCCCAACCAGTTTCCTGAGAAGTTGATTCCAAAGTTCATCCTCCTGGCTATGCAGGGAAAGAATCTTCCAATTCATGGGGATGGTTCAAATGTGAGGAGTTATTTATATTGTGAAGATGTTGCAGAGGCTTTTGAAGTTGTCCTTCACAAGGGAGAGGTTGGTCATGTTTACAATATCGGGACAAAGAAGGAAAGGAGAGTTATCGATGTAGCCAAAGATATATGCAGACTTTTCTCTATGGACCCagaaatttgtataaaatttgtAGAGAACAGACCATTTAATGACCAGAGATACTTTCTTGATGATCAAAAGCTGAAGGACTTGGGTTGGTCTGAGAGGACCACTTGGGAAGAAGGCTTGAAGAAAACCATGGATTGGTATATTAATAACCCTGATTGGTGGGGTGATGTCACTGGGGCATTGCTTCCTCATCCTAGGATGCTGATGATGCCTGGCGGGTTGGATAGGCATTTTGAGGGATCTGAAGAGGAAAAACCTGCATCTTTTGGCTCAAGTAATACCAGGATGGTGGTTCCACCGTCCAAGAACACCAGCTCTCAACATAAACATCCTTTTAAGTTCTTGATCTATGGTAGAACAGGGTGGATTGGGGGTTTGCTTGGGAAATTGTGTGAAAAGCAAGGAATTCCGTACGAATATGGAAAGGGTCGCCTAGAGGACCGCTCCTCACTCATGGCTGATCTTCAGAATGTGAAGCCGACACATGTTTTTAATGCTGCAGGAGTGACTGGCAGACCCAATGTTGATTGGTGTGAATCCCATAAAACAGAAACCATCCGCACCAATGTTGTTGGCACCTTAACAATGGCTGATGTCTGCAGAGAGCATGGGATCTTGATGGTTAATTATGCTACTGGGTGCATATTTGAGTATAATGCAACACATCCTGAAGGCTCTGGCATTGGTTTTAAGGAGGAAGACAAGCCCAATTTCATTGGCTCTTTCTATTCCAAAACTAAAGCTATG GTTGAGGAGCTCTTGAGAGAATATGACAATGTATGCACACTCAGGGTTCGCATGCCAATTTCATCTGACCTGAGCAACCCACGCAACTTCATAACGAAGATTTCTCGTTATAACAAAGTAGTCAACATTCCAAACAGTATGACTATTTTGGATGAACTTCTGCCTATCTCAATTGAGATGGCAAAGAGGAACTTGAGGGGAATCTGGAACTTCACAAATCCAGGGGTTGTGAGCCACAATGAGATCCTTGAGATGTACAGGGATTACATTGACCCCAACTTCAAGTGGGCTAACTTCACCCTTGAAGAGCAAGCGAAGGTGATCGTTGCTCCTCGAAGCAACAACGAGATGGATGCATCCAAATTGAAGACGGAATTCCCAGAATTGCTTTCCATCAAGGAATCACTCATCAAATATGTCTTTGAgccaaacaagaaaacataa